The following coding sequences are from one Ancylobacter sp. TS-1 window:
- a CDS encoding DMT family transporter, which produces MAFVADTLTPLVSRTAGSVRSAGLGTPANLAALALAGAALLWSGNFLAGRLAADIVPPATFSAARWALAFALLLPFTAREIVTRRGEIVRRWPFWLACGVLNIGVFTVLIYAGLAHTSLVNGSIIGAAAPILVGLFGWLLLGERTSARSRLALAVSTAGVGLIVLRGDIATLARLDLHGGDVLLFLGIAAFALYAVLLKRFPTGLSPAAALTVSIPFGLVALAPVALWEIALRDAGTVQPGTIALLVLYVGSLPTLGFVLWARGVGTLGPTRAGQFLQLMPVFGGALGVGIIGEAMQLYHALGFALVLTGLGLRDRRLPESAPSPSGA; this is translated from the coding sequence ATGGCATTCGTGGCAGACACGTTGACACCTCTGGTCTCCCGCACCGCCGGCTCGGTCCGGTCGGCCGGGCTCGGCACGCCCGCCAACCTCGCCGCGCTGGCGCTGGCCGGCGCCGCCCTGCTGTGGTCCGGCAATTTCCTCGCCGGACGACTCGCCGCCGACATCGTGCCGCCGGCGACCTTTTCCGCCGCCCGCTGGGCGCTGGCCTTCGCGCTTCTGCTGCCCTTCACCGCCCGGGAGATCGTTACCCGGCGCGGGGAGATCGTCCGGCGCTGGCCGTTCTGGCTCGCCTGCGGCGTGCTGAACATCGGCGTGTTCACCGTGCTCATCTATGCCGGCCTCGCCCATACCAGCCTCGTCAACGGCTCGATCATCGGCGCGGCGGCGCCGATCCTCGTCGGTCTGTTCGGCTGGCTGCTGCTGGGCGAGCGGACCTCGGCGCGCTCGCGCCTCGCGCTCGCCGTCTCCACCGCCGGGGTCGGGCTGATCGTGCTGCGCGGCGACATCGCCACGCTGGCGCGGCTCGACCTGCATGGCGGCGATGTGCTGCTGTTTCTCGGTATCGCCGCCTTCGCGCTCTATGCCGTGCTGCTGAAGCGGTTCCCTACCGGCCTCTCGCCGGCCGCCGCGCTCACCGTGAGCATTCCCTTCGGCCTCGTCGCGCTGGCGCCGGTGGCGCTGTGGGAGATCGCCTTGCGCGACGCGGGAACGGTGCAGCCGGGCACGATCGCGCTTCTGGTGCTCTATGTCGGCAGCCTGCCGACGCTCGGCTTCGTGCTGTGGGCGCGCGGGGTCGGCACGCTCGGGCCGACGCGGGCCGGCCAGTTTCTCCAGCTCATGCCGGTGTTCGGCGGTGCGCTCGGCGTCGGCATCATCGGCGAGGCGATGCAGCTCTACCACGCGCTCGGCTTCGCGCTGGTGCTGACGGGGCTCGGCCTGCGCGACCGCCGCCTGCCGGAGAGCGCGCCCTCGCCTAGCGGCGCCTGA
- a CDS encoding Lrp/AsnC family transcriptional regulator, with translation MRSVALDMFDLRILRELQQDGRLTNAELSERIGLSPSPCLRRTRRLEEEGLIASYQARLEPGRLGLGVLAFIHVHLERQVEEAAREFEAAVLALPQVVACYSVTGDSDYMLHVVCEDLDGFAHFAHDILMGLPGVRGVRSSLALKRVKESGRLPLDHLRPVATTDSASEKTGSAPLRPIKRP, from the coding sequence ATGCGCAGCGTTGCCCTCGATATGTTCGATCTGCGCATATTGCGGGAGCTGCAGCAGGACGGCAGGCTGACCAATGCCGAGCTTTCCGAGCGCATCGGCCTGTCGCCCTCGCCCTGTCTGCGCCGCACCCGCCGGCTGGAGGAGGAGGGGCTGATCGCCTCCTATCAGGCGCGGCTGGAGCCGGGCCGGCTCGGCCTCGGCGTACTCGCCTTCATCCATGTGCATCTGGAACGGCAGGTGGAGGAGGCCGCGCGCGAATTCGAGGCGGCGGTGCTGGCGCTGCCGCAGGTGGTCGCCTGCTACAGCGTCACCGGCGACAGCGACTACATGCTGCATGTGGTGTGCGAGGACCTCGACGGCTTCGCCCATTTCGCCCATGACATATTGATGGGCCTGCCCGGCGTGCGCGGCGTGCGCTCCTCGCTCGCGCTCAAGCGGGTGAAGGAAAGCGGGCGGCTGCCGCTCGACCATCTGCGCCCCGTCGCCACGACCGATTCCGCTTCCGAAAAGACAGGCAGCGCGCCGCTCCGCCCGATAAAGCGGCCCTGA